The DNA window CATTTGCCCGCTGAAAACAAGGCAGGCTATTTCGGTGGGGCCAACTCTGGTTTGTTGGAGGAGTTGGCGGGTGGAGCCGCACACGGCCTGCCACCAATCTGCGGGGTTTTGCTCGGCCCAACCGGTGTGGGCATACTCGGTGCCGTAGGGGTAAAAGGCGCTGCCGGCCAAAGCGCCGGCGCGGTTGTAGAGCGTGGCTTTATTGCCCGTTGTGCCCAAGTCGTGGGCCAGAACATAGTTTTTGGTGGTCATGGTTCCTCTCCTTTGAGGCAATAATCTACCAGATAGCGGACGGTGTTGGCGACTTCTGAGGTTTAAACAGGGCCTAACTCGCCTTACCGGCTACGTACACCACCCACTCCTCTGCATCGTACAGGGGCAGGTTGTCCCAACCGGGATAAACTTCAACCGTAGCAAAGCCGGCTTGTTTCATCATCTCTATCATTGTTTCAACCGTGTAAGTTTGGTCGCAGAGCATAATTTGCTCTAACTCTCCCGTTTCCAGGTGGATAATGTGGAACCGTTCAATGGACATAGCCTCGGCTTCGTCCCAAAAGCGTTCGCCCAGGTGCAAAAAGGGTTTGTCACCCCACAGGCCCTTGTCGTCGGTGAACCACCAGGTGTTGTGGTTTTTATCTACCCGGTCTTGGTTGAGCAATTCTACGACCAGTTTGCCCCCCGGTTTTAAAAACCGGGCAATTTGGGCCAGCAGAGCCTGGGCTTCATTTTTTTTGAAAACGCTCAGTTGGCCGTAAATAAACATAGCGGCGTCAAAGCTGGCCTGGCCGTAATTCATTTGCCTGATGTCTTTTTGCGCAAACGTACACTGCTTGGCCACGCCCTGGCTCAAAGCCAGATCACGGGCGTAAGCAATAGAAGCCGGGCCAAAGTCAACGCCGGTTACTGCGCAGCCTCGCCGGGCAAATTCTACCGCGTAAAGGCCCGGCCCGCAGGTTACGTCCAGCAGACATGCGCCGGAAAACAATTCCAGTTTCTGCCACAGCCAATCAATCTGCTTCAACCGTTCGCCTGTTACCCGCGAGGCCGCTCCATGCGATTGGTCCAGGTGTTCCCGCAACATCCGTTCCGAAAAATCTGGGTCGTCCCAGGGTAAATTGCCGCCTTCACTCCAAGGCGCGGGGCGGCCGGGGCGATGGTATATTTTCCAGAGCGCTTTAGCCAGGTGTTGGTCATTGTTTTTGTGCGCCATAACTCCTCCATCATACTCCCGGCCACTAAAATGGTGGCCCCGGCCTGTCTGGTTGTTGTTTTTGTTTGCTATAACCCCCTCATCATACCACATCCCCGGCAATCACTCAAAAAATGTTTTGTTTCTGCCCGGGTGAAATTTCTAATGGAGTTTTGCCTCAAGGCAAGTGAACAATTTCCTATTGACCCATCTTAAAGAATGTAATAAGCTATTTTATGGTAGTATCTACCGCCAAGGATCCTTAACAAGGGGTAAAAATGGACTTAACCGGAACCTCCATTGGTCAGTATCACGTTATCGAGCAACTCGGACACGGGGGTATGGCGACCGTCTACAAGGCTCGCCAGCCCAGCCTGGATCGTTACGTAGCCATTAAAGTGCTAAAGGCCGATCTGGCCCACGCCGAAGGCTTTGTGGCCCGCTTTGAACGCGAAGCCAGAACCATCGCCCGGTTGCGCCATCGTAACATTCTGACCATTTTTGATTACGGGCACGAGCAGGACCTGTTTTACCTGGTGATGGAGTACGTTGGCGGAGGCACGCTCAAAGAGCGACTCGGCTGGCCCCAGGACCTGGGCTATGCGGTAAATATGATCTCCCAAATGGGCAATGCCCTGGCGCATGCCCACCGGCTGGGGATGATTCACCGGGATGTCAAACCGGCCAATATTTTGCTGGTTGAAGAAGACTGGCCTTTGCTGTCCGATTTTGGGCTGGCCAAGATGGTGCAGGACACGCTGCAATTGACCATGAGCGGGGCCAGCGTGGGCACGCCACAATATATGTCGCCCGAACAGGCTCAGAGTTTTCCGGTTGACCAACGCAGCGATATTTATTCCTTGGGGGTGGTATTGTATGAGGCCGTTACCGGGCAGCCCCCCTTTGGCCTGGACAGTCCCATGGCCGTGGTCCTCAAACACATCAGCGACCCCGTGACCCCGCCCTGCAAATTGCGCTCCGATTTACCCAATGAAATAGAGCGCGTTATTCTCAAGGCTCTGGCTAAAGACCCGGCCAACCGCTACCAGCGGATGGAAGATTTTGTGACCGATCTACAAAAGGCGGCCAATCTCAACCTGCTCCAGCCGGGCGGCATGCCCATTAGCCCCAGGGATCCCCCTCTAAATTATGAACCCGTTTCAACCCCAAGCACGCCTTCCCGTCGCCTCCGCCAGCGAAAGTCGCGGTGGGTAAAGGTGGTTATGAGATTCTTGCTGTTGGTAGGCTTTGGGCTGATCGCTCTCTTGCTTTTTCGGGATTCGCTGTTGCCCCTGGTAGCCCCTCTTATTGAAGAAACCGCCTCCACTATGTCTGCCGACCTGTTGGCCGGCGTGATCACTCCTTCAGCCGCCGAAGCTACCCCTTTGGAAACATTACCCGTCCCAACGGCCACAGAGCCTGAGGCCATAACCACCGATCCCCCTCCAACCGCTACCTTTCTCCCCTCACCGGAGTTGACGCCAACCCCAATGCCAACGGCTACGGCGCTCGCGCCTTTGCCTACACCCACTCCCCCGGCCACGCCAACAGCGCCGCCGCAGCCAACCGTCCAAACGCAA is part of the Anaerolineae bacterium genome and encodes:
- a CDS encoding class I SAM-dependent methyltransferase gives rise to the protein MAHKNNDQHLAKALWKIYHRPGRPAPWSEGGNLPWDDPDFSERMLREHLDQSHGAASRVTGERLKQIDWLWQKLELFSGACLLDVTCGPGLYAVEFARRGCAVTGVDFGPASIAYARDLALSQGVAKQCTFAQKDIRQMNYGQASFDAAMFIYGQLSVFKKNEAQALLAQIARFLKPGGKLVVELLNQDRVDKNHNTWWFTDDKGLWGDKPFLHLGERFWDEAEAMSIERFHIIHLETGELEQIMLCDQTYTVETMIEMMKQAGFATVEVYPGWDNLPLYDAEEWVVYVAGKAS
- a CDS encoding SUMF1/EgtB/PvdO family nonheme iron enzyme, encoding MDLTGTSIGQYHVIEQLGHGGMATVYKARQPSLDRYVAIKVLKADLAHAEGFVARFEREARTIARLRHRNILTIFDYGHEQDLFYLVMEYVGGGTLKERLGWPQDLGYAVNMISQMGNALAHAHRLGMIHRDVKPANILLVEEDWPLLSDFGLAKMVQDTLQLTMSGASVGTPQYMSPEQAQSFPVDQRSDIYSLGVVLYEAVTGQPPFGLDSPMAVVLKHISDPVTPPCKLRSDLPNEIERVILKALAKDPANRYQRMEDFVTDLQKAANLNLLQPGGMPISPRDPPLNYEPVSTPSTPSRRLRQRKSRWVKVVMRFLLLVGFGLIALLLFRDSLLPLVAPLIEETASTMSADLLAGVITPSAAEATPLETLPVPTATEPEAITTDPPPTATFLPSPELTPTPMPTATALAPLPTPTPPATPTAPPQPTVQTQIWPADGAEMVFVPAGGFLMGSNDLGDDERPIHPVYLDDFWLDRYEVTNERFARFVDATAYQTEAEQAGWGWVRIGDEWEEVSGADWRHPRGPNSNIEGLMDHPAVLMSWNDADAYCDWAGKQLPTEAQWEKAARGPAGYAYAWGNEFDSTKANIKETGLNNTTPVGAFSPQGDSAYGAADITGNVWEWVADWYGSAYYSQSPSANPPGPDSGAYKVLRGGSWLFDSVYARTAFRYNVRPDYTYDFTGFRCSR